From Salinicola endophyticus:
CACTCTGACATCTCCGCTTCCTCGAGTTGCCCGGTTCAAGCTGCGGCGATGTTAACACGCCGCCTCAGGCTCGCCTCCGCGCCCGAGCGTCGCACCCCGTCGCATCTTCGCCCTTCACAGCCCTCCATGCAGCACAGGACGCCGAGGGCCGGCCCGCAGCCAGCGAAGATGGCGCCCGCGGCGTGCGCCGGCCATAGTGAAACGAGTGGCAGCGTACCGAAACGTGCCCAGCGTCACCCCGACTCTCAGCTTGTCTCAGGAGCCCAAGATGACCCGATCGCCTCTATCCCTCGCGCTGCTCGGCCTGGTCTGCGCCGGTGGCCTCAGCGCCTGCGCCCAGCAGCCGGCCCAGCAGACGAGCCAGCCGCCGGCGCCCGCGCTCTCCGATCAGCTGGTGATGGCGACGCTATGGATGCAGACCTCCGGCGAGTACGCTGCGCTGAGCCATCAGGCGTTCAATCTCGCACGCCGAAATCTCGACCGCGCGCTCGCCGCCCCCGACGCGCAGCAGCGGCCGCCGGCGATCGTGGTCGATGTCGACGAGACGGTGCTCGACAACAGCCCCTACGAGGCGTGGCTGATCGCCAGCGGCGAGAACTATCAGAGCGACACCTGGCACCAGTGGGTGGACAAGGCCAGCGCCCGGGCGATGCCCGGGGCCAAGGCGTTTCTCGACTACGCTGCCTCACGCGGGGTGGCAGTGTTCTACATCACCAATCGGCGCGCCGACGAGACCCAGGCCACGTTGCGCAACCTGCGTCAGGTCGGCTTCCCCGATGCCGACGAGGCGCATTTCCTGCCGCGCACCCAGAGCAGCGACAAGACCGCCCGCCGCCAGCGCGTGACGCAGTCGCACTGGGTGATCCTGCTGATGGGAGACAATCTGGGCGACTTTTCGGCGGGCTTCGAGCGCGCCACCGCCGAGGCCCGTCGCGCTGCCGTCGAGGCCCAGCCGGACGCCTTCGGCAGCCGCTATATCGTGCTGCCCAACCCCGCCTACGGCGCCTGGGAGGGTGCGCTCTATC
This genomic window contains:
- a CDS encoding 5'-nucleotidase, lipoprotein e(P4) family, which gives rise to MTRSPLSLALLGLVCAGGLSACAQQPAQQTSQPPAPALSDQLVMATLWMQTSGEYAALSHQAFNLARRNLDRALAAPDAQQRPPAIVVDVDETVLDNSPYEAWLIASGENYQSDTWHQWVDKASARAMPGAKAFLDYAASRGVAVFYITNRRADETQATLRNLRQVGFPDADEAHFLPRTQSSDKTARRQRVTQSHWVILLMGDNLGDFSAGFERATAEARRAAVEAQPDAFGSRYIVLPNPAYGAWEGALYHNDWSLDDAQKARARRNHLQQWGGPETP